NNNNNNNNNNNNNNNNNNNNNNNNNNNNNNNNNNNNNNNNNNNNNNNNNNNNNNNNNNNNNNNNNNNNNNNNNNNNNNNNNNNNNNNNNNNNNNNNNNNNNNNNNNNNNNNNNNNNNNNNNNNNNNNNNNNNNNNNNNNNNNNNNNNNNNNNNNNNNNNNNNNNNNNNNNNNNNNNNNNNNNNNNNNNNNNNNNNNNNNNNNNNNNNNNNNNNNNNNNNNNNNNNNNNNNNNNNNNNNNNNNNNNNNNNNNNNNNNNNNNNNNNNNNNNNNNNNNNNNNNNNNNNNNNNNNNNNNNNNNNNNNNNNNNNNNNNNNNNNNNNNNNNNNNNNNNNNNNNNNNNNNNNNNNNNNNNNNNNNNNNNNNNNNNNNNNNNNNNNNNNNNNNNNNNNNNNNNNNNNNNNNNNNNNNNNNNNNNNNNNNNNNNNNNNNNNNNNNNNNNNNNNNNNNNNNNNNNNNNNNNNNNNNNNNNNNNNNNNNNNNNNNNNNNNNNNNNNNNNNNNNNNNNNNNNNNNNNNNNNNNNNNNNNNNNNNNNNNNNNNNNNNNNNNNNNNNNNNNNNNNNNNNNNNNNNNNNNNNNNNNNNNNNNNNNNNNNNNNNNNNNNNNNNNNNNNNNNNNNNNNNNNNNNNNNNNNNNNNNNNNNNNNNNNNNNNNNNNNNNNNNNNNNNNNNNNNNNNNNNNNNNNNNNNNNNNNNNNNNNNNNNNNNNNNNNNNNNNNNNNNNNNNNNNNNNNNNNNNNNNNNNNNNNNNNNNNNNNNNNNNNNNNNNNNNNNNNNNNNNNNNNNNNNNNNNNNNNNNNNNNNNNNNNNNNNNNNNNNNNNNNNNNNNNNNNNNNNNNNNNNNNNNNNNNNNNNNNNNNNNNNNNNNNNNNNNNNNNNNNNNNNNNNNNNNNNNNNNNNNNNNNNNNNNNNNNNNNNNNNNNNNNNNNNNNNNNNNNNNNNNNNNNCGACGGAATGGGATCCCAAAATTGGGGaatgggaccccaaaaatgaaccccaaaatgggagagggaccccaaaaatgggaccCCTAAAATGGCACAGAGACTACTAAAATGAACACCAAAATTGGgagagggaccccaaaaatgaacccccaaaccccctgaGGGACAGGCGGCAGAACTCGGGGTGCAGGGtgagggaaccccaaaaatgggaccCCAAAAAGAACCCTAAAAATGGgagagggaccccaaaaatgggaccccaaaaatgaaccccaaaaatggggaatgGGATCCCAAAATTGGGGaatgggaccccaaaaatgaaccccaaaatgggagagggaccccaaaaatgggaccCCTAAAATGGCACAGAGACTACTAAAATGAACACCAAAATTGGgagagggaccccaaaaatgaacccccaaaccccctgaGGGACAGGGCGGCGGAACTCGGGGTGCAGGGtgagggaaccccaaaaatgggaccCCAAAAAGAACCCTAAAAATGGgagagggaccccaaaaatgggaccccaaaaatgaaccccaaaaatggggaatgGGATCCCAAAATTGGGGaatgggaccccaaaaatgaaccccaaaatgggagagggaccccaaaaattGGGGTGAggggggtggggaggccctAAAATCCAGGTGTGAGCAGGAgagggaaccccaaaattggGGGGgttggggaccccaaaacccacctTGGACACCGTACCTGGAGTCACCTGGGGGTCACCTGGAGTCACCTGggggtcacctggggacacctgggggtcacctggggacacctgggggttACTTGGAGTTGCCTGGGATCACCTGGAGTTACCTGGGGGTCACCTGGGGGTCACCCAGGGTCACATGGAGGTTACCAGGGGTTACCTGGGCAGTTCCTGGGGTTACCTGGTGTCgcctggggatacctggggtTACTTGAGGTCAGCTGGGGATTACCTGGGGTCACCAGAGCATACCTGAGGTTACTTGGGGGTCACCTGGGAGTTCTCCAAGGTCACCTGGGGTGTCACCTGAGGGGGTACCTGGGGTAACCTGGGGTTACCTGTGGTTCACCTGAGATCACGTAGAGTCACCTGGGGGATATCTGCGGATACCTGGGGGACACCCGGGGGTTACCTGTGCTCACCTGCGCCCACCTGTCCCGCAGACTATTTCCTGTTCTCGGAGATGCTGATGCAGCGCCCTCTGGGCCGTCCCTCGCGGCTGCCGGGCGGGGGGGGCGCCGCCCAGCCGCCGGGCGGGGGGGGCGCCGCCCAGCCGGGCCCGGAGGGGCGGGGGCCTCACCTGCAGGGCGCACCTGAGGGGCACCTGAGCGGCGAGGAGCGGGGCTACATGCAGAGCATGGCGGCGCAGCGCTTCCCGCGCATCCTGCAGGTGCTGCGCGCGCTGCCGCGGCCCATGCTGCTGGTGTTCCGCAACATCAACACCGTGCGCAGCGTGCACGCCGCCCTGGGCGCACCTGCGGATCGGTACGGCATCATGGCGCgcaggtgagacaggtgtgtgtgatacaggtgtgtgtgtgtgtgatacaggtgtgtgtgtgtggtacaggtgtgtgtgtgtgatagaggtgtgtgtgtgtgtgatacaggtgtgggtgtatgtgatacaggtgtgggtgtgtgtgatacaggtgtgtgtgtgtgtgatacaggtgtgtgtgtgtggtacaggtgtgtgtgtgtgatagaggtgtgtgtgtgtgtgatacaggtgtgggtgtatgtgatacaggtgtgggtgtgtgtgatacaggtgtgtgtgtgtgtgatacaggtgtgtgtgtgtggtacaggtgtgtgtgtgtgatagaggtggtgtgtgtgatacaggtgtgtgtgtgtgtgtgctgctggtgttCCGCAACATCAACACCGTGCGTGTGTGatagaggtgtgtgtgtgtgtgatacaggtgtgggtgtatgtgatacaggtgtgggtgtgtgtgatacaggtgtgtgtgtgtgtgatacaggtgtgtgtgtgtggtacaagtgtgtgtgtgtggtagaggtgtgtgtgtgtgtgatacaggtgtgggtgtatgtgatacaggtgtgggtgtgtgtgatacaggtgtgtgtgtgtgtgatacaggtgtgtgtgtgtggtacaggtgtgtgtgtgtgatagaggtgtgtgtgtgtgtgatacaggtgtgggtgtatgtgatacaggtgtgggtgtgtgtgatacaggtgtgtgtgtgtgtgatacaggtgtgtgtgtgtggtacaggtgtgtgtgtgtgatagaggtgtgtgtgtgtgtgatacaggtgtgggtgtatgtgatacaggtgtgggtgtgtgtgatacaggtgtgtgtgtgtgtgatacaggtgtgtgtgtgtggtacaggtgtgtgtgtgtgatagaggtgtgtgtgtgtgtgatacaggtgtgggtgtatgtgatacaggtgtgggtgtgtgtgatacaggtgtgtgtgtgtgtgatacaggtgtgtgtgtgtggtacaggtgtgtgtgtgtgatagaggtgtgtgtgtgtgtgatacaggtgtgggtgtatgtgatacaggtgtgggtgtgtgtgatacaggtgtgtgtgtgtgtgatacaggtgtgtgtgtgtggtacaggtgtgtgtgtgtgatagaggtgtgtgtgtgtgtgatacaggtgtgggtgtatgtgatacaggtgtgggtgtgtgtgatacaggtgtgtgtgtgtgtgataca
The genomic region above belongs to Ficedula albicollis isolate OC2 unplaced genomic scaffold, FicAlb1.5 N01036, whole genome shotgun sequence and contains:
- the LOC101806861 gene encoding uncharacterized aarF domain-containing protein kinase 5-like, producing MGEKSGRGSPKNERGGSPKTTGVPQNRGQAAELGVQDYFLFSEMLMQRPLGRPSRLPGGGGAAQPPGGGGAAQPGPEGRGPHLQGAPEGHLSGEERGYMQSMAAQRFPRILQVLRALPRPMLLVFRNINTVRSVHAALGAPADRYGIMARR